One region of Henckelia pumila isolate YLH828 unplaced genomic scaffold, ASM3356847v2 CTG_664:::fragment_1, whole genome shotgun sequence genomic DNA includes:
- the LOC140873572 gene encoding uncharacterized protein encodes MEATIRYQTRIRFLHPISSSSPPTEAHQICLKQRIPRNGQLVSRIRCSNSGSVPELDKKLEEELIGMKRLSNKCKEIGGIVELVECLEREAIMGEDKGREASDYRRRAHIFDKSSRVFEALKEGEGSFD; translated from the coding sequence ATGGAGGCAACAATTAGGTACCAAACAAGAATCAGATTTCTCCACCCAATATCATCATCCTCCCCACCAACTGAAGCCCACCAAATCTGTCTGAAACAAAGAATTCCAAGAAATGGGCAGCTTGTATCAAGGATCAGATGTAGTAACAGTGGATCAGTACCAGAACTGGACAAGAAACTGGAAGAGGAGTTGATTGGAATGAAGAGATTGAGTAACAAGTGCAAAGAGATTGGTGGGATTGTGGAGCTGGTGGAGTGCTTGGAAAGAGAGGCAATCATGGGTGAGGACAAGGGGAGAGAGGCCAGTGATTATCGCAGGAGGGCACATATTTTTGACAAAAGTTCCAGGGTTTTCGAGGCTCTTAAGGAGGGAGAAGGCTCCTTTGATTAG
- the LOC140873573 gene encoding rhodanese-like domain-containing protein 7 → MVTLLRFSLQPHPLLLHRTTSSAVAALAVRMVPSPTSTLSPKPNFSISMTKPTSEITSKSTNFPINKDSANSLFNSQRLTHSECFSSAPGAKPITVAESECVGDSVECPLMVVSFYKFADFPDHADLREPLKELCERLRVSGGIILAPEGINGSVCGTRNSLDEVLDFIQTDDRLDGLRCIESPVSPEEEAIHHGHMSSSPLAAGEDAPFRWDHVRVKLKKEIVTLGMPSVSPIERVGKYVSPKEWNELISDPDTVVIDVRNDYETRIGKFKQAVDPCTTAFREFPRWVEERFKSNKAKDRVELTASNNKPDEQIDEMEKKMPRVAMYCTGGIRCEKASSFLLGEGFKEVYHLQGGILKYLEEVPKAESLWEGECFVFDKRVSVEHGLNQGTYKLCYGCKQPVSDADMETREWEYGVTCPYCYSSKSEEEKERARARQKQFERWGIIGGPDKGRKPALFGVIEERLAEQMPGSA, encoded by the exons ATGGTTACATTGCTCCGCTTTTCTTTACAACCCCACCCTCTGCTCCTCCACAGAACCACCTCTTCGGCGGTGGCGGCGCTGGCGGTGAGAATGGTTCCTTCTCCTACTTCAACCCTCTCGCCAAAGCCTAACTTCTCGATCTCGATGACCAAACCCACTTCGGAAATCACCTCAAAATCCACCAATTTTCCCATAAACAAAGATTCTGCCAACTCGCTTTTCAATTCTCAGAGGCTCACTCACTCTGAATGCTTCTCTTCAGCTCCAGGTGCGAAGCCAATCACTGTTGCTGAGAGTGAATGCGTTGGTGATAGTGTAGAGTGCCCGTTGATGGTGGTGTCGTTTTACAAGTTCGCTGATTTTCCGGACCATGCTGATTTACGGGAACCGTTGAAGGAGCTGTGCGAGCGCCTG CGTGTTTCAGGAGGCATTATTCTTGCACCAGAAGGAATCAATGGTAGCGTATGTGGAACTCGTAATTCCTTGGATGAAGTGCTTGATTTTATCCAAACAGATGACCGTTTAGACGGCCTTCGCTGTATTGAGTCACCTGTTAGTCCCGAGGAAGAAGCTATTCACCATGGTCATATGAGCAGTTCTCCTCTTGCAGCTGGAGAAGATGCTCCCTTCCGGTGGGACCATGTGAGGGTCAAACTGAAAAAAGAA ATAGTTACACTTGGAATGCCTTCTGTATCACCAATTGAAAGAGTTGGAAAGTATGTGAGCCCCAAAGAGTGGAACGAGTTGATCAGTGATCCTGATACT GTGGTGATAGATGTTCGCAATGATTATGAAACTAGAATTGGGAAGTTTAAACAGGCAGTTGATCCTTGTACAACAGCGTTCCGGGAATTTCCACGATGGGTGGAGGAACGATTCAAGTCGAACAAAGCCAAGGACAGGGTAGAACTCACTGCTTCGAACAATAAGCCGGATgaacaaattgatgaaatgGAAAAGAAGATGCCACGAGTAGCAATGTACTGCACCGGTGGAATTCGGTGCGAGAAAGCTTCTAGTTTTCTACTAGGCGAAGGCTTTAAAGAG GTTTATCATCTTCAAGGTGGGATCCTGAAATACCTTGAGGAAGTTCCCAAGGCAGAGAGCCTTTGGGAGGGCGAGTGCTTCGTGTTTGATAAACGAGTCTCGGTAGAGCATGGCCTTAATCAGGGTACTTACAAACTTTGTTATGGATGCAAGCAACCCGTGAGTGACGCTGATATGGAAACCCGAGAATGGGAGTATGGAGTTACTTGCCCATATTGCTACTCTTCGAAATCCGAAGAAGAAAAAGAGAGGGCTAGAGCTAGACAGAAGCAGTTTGAGAGATGGGGCATTATTGGTGGTCCGGATAAAGGCCGTAAACCTGCCTTATTCGGTGTTATTGAAGAGAGACTAGCGGAGCAGATGCCAGGCTCAGCATGA